The genomic stretch GTACCGGAAGATTTCGTCAGGGATTTGCCTGTATCTTTCGGCGCTGGTGTAGGATTTGCGCAGCCTCGTTCGTCCTTCGGACGAAAAGCGCTGAGCAGTATCGGTGCATGGCCGCGTAGGAGTTTATCATGGCGCCCAGGGCAAGTTGGAAGGGTTATCTCAAGCTCAGCCTCGTCAGCTGTCCGGTGCGGCTATACCCCGCAACGACCACCAGCGAACGCATCTCGTTCAATCAGCTGCACAAGAAGACCCACAACCGCATCAACATGAAGCCGGTCGATCCCGAACTCGGGCTTGTCGAGCGCTCGGATCTGGTCAAGGGTTACGAGTACGAGGACAAGCAGTACATCATCATCGATGATGCCGACCTCGACGCGGTGCGTATCGAATCCAACCACACGATGAACATCGAGGCCTTCGTCGACGAGGGCGAGGTGGATGTCATCTACCAGGACGCGCCCTACTACCTGGCGCCGGACGGGGCGATGGCCGAGGAAACCTTCGCCGTGCTGCGCGAAGCCATGCGCAAATCCGGCAAGCTGGCGATCGCCCGGCTGGTCCTGTCCAGCCGCGAGCGGGTGGTGACGATCGGCGCGCGCGAGAACGGCATGTTCGTGTGCACCTTGAGGAACCCGAACGAAGTGCGTGGCACGGCTGAATATTTCGGCAACATCCCGGCCGGCAAGCCCGACCCGGAAATGCTCGAATTGGCGGAAGCGCTGATCAAGCAGAAGGAAACCACCTTCGACCCGAAGAACTACGAGGACCGCTACGAGATCGCGCTGATGGCGATGATCCGCGAGAAGCTGAAGGGCCACAAGCCGATCATCGCGGCGGCACCCGAGCGCGGCAATGTCATCAACCTGATGGATGCGCTGAAGGCGAGCCTGTCGCAGTCGAAGCCGCCGGCCAAGTCGAAGACCAAGGCCGACGAGGTGGCGGCAAAGCCCGCCGCCAAGAAGGCGGCAGCGGGCGGCGCCCCTGAGAATCC from Mesorhizobium sp. 113-3-3 encodes the following:
- the ku gene encoding non-homologous end joining protein Ku, producing MAPRASWKGYLKLSLVSCPVRLYPATTTSERISFNQLHKKTHNRINMKPVDPELGLVERSDLVKGYEYEDKQYIIIDDADLDAVRIESNHTMNIEAFVDEGEVDVIYQDAPYYLAPDGAMAEETFAVLREAMRKSGKLAIARLVLSSRERVVTIGARENGMFVCTLRNPNEVRGTAEYFGNIPAGKPDPEMLELAEALIKQKETTFDPKNYEDRYEIALMAMIREKLKGHKPIIAAAPERGNVINLMDALKASLSQSKPPAKSKTKADEVAAKPAAKKAAAGGAPENPLKASLLKAVGKSKK